In a single window of the Nodularia spumigena CCY9414 genome:
- a CDS encoding Tic20 family protein translates to MTWRGSTTVSDRIFACLPYLLPLIEGLAFGRYLFAQFPLLALLFLPLSPIQGIYASIPFASLIIFFALLFLVVRNEKISHFIRFNTMQAILLDIALFLCFIVLEVLGSIPGVDFALETISNTIFIGIVAAVVYSVAQSLFGRYAEIPAISDAVHMQVR, encoded by the coding sequence ATGACTTGGCGCGGGTCTACAACGGTTTCCGACCGGATTTTTGCTTGTTTACCTTATTTGCTACCCCTGATTGAAGGCCTAGCCTTTGGTAGATATTTGTTTGCACAGTTTCCATTACTAGCGTTGCTGTTTCTCCCTTTGAGTCCCATACAGGGAATTTATGCCAGTATCCCTTTTGCCAGCCTGATTATTTTCTTTGCCTTATTATTTTTAGTGGTGAGAAACGAAAAAATTAGTCACTTCATTCGTTTCAACACTATGCAGGCTATTCTTTTGGACATTGCTTTATTTTTGTGTTTCATAGTGCTGGAAGTTTTAGGTTCAATTCCTGGTGTTGACTTTGCTTTAGAAACCATCTCCAACACCATTTTTATCGGCATAGTGGCAGCAGTGGTATATTCTGTTGCTCAATCTCTGTTTGGGCGTTATGCAGAAATTCCGGCAATTTCAGATGCAGTACATATGCAAGTGCGCTAA
- the tnpA gene encoding IS200/IS605 family transposase, with the protein MIQKYKSNNNITYSCKYHVVWCPKYRRKVLVQGVDVRLKAILQEVATEFKSELIEMEVMPDHVHILVEVDPQFGIAKLIRYMKGRSSRFLRQEFPWLKSRLPTLWTNSYFVSTVGGAPISVIKQYIENQKNV; encoded by the coding sequence ATGATCCAAAAATACAAATCAAACAACAATATTACCTACTCTTGTAAATACCATGTTGTCTGGTGTCCCAAATATCGGAGGAAAGTTTTAGTTCAAGGTGTAGATGTTCGCCTTAAAGCTATTTTGCAGGAAGTAGCTACAGAGTTCAAGAGCGAACTTATCGAGATGGAAGTAATGCCAGATCATGTACACATATTAGTCGAGGTAGATCCTCAATTTGGAATTGCAAAATTAATTCGATATATGAAAGGACGTTCATCTCGGTTTTTGAGACAAGAGTTTCCTTGGCTAAAAAGTCGGCTACCAACACTTTGGACAAATAGCTATTTTGTTTCAACTGTTGGGGGTGCGCCGATTTCAGTTATTAAGCAATACATCGAAAATCAAAAAAATGTCTAA
- a CDS encoding DedA family protein, translating to MSLELISLENIQEFAHQYGYWAIFLGILLENLGIPLPGETVTLVGGFLAGSEELNYWLVLSDAVAGAVIGGACGYWIGKIGGWPFLVQIGKLFRISDERLLNIKNQFSENATKAVFFGRFFALLRIFAAPLAGIAEMPFRKFFLYNLAGATTWASVMVTLAFFAGKVVSLEQLVAWVSQFAIAALLILVALIAIPIWLESRQVKRAAGE from the coding sequence ATGTCTCTTGAGCTGATTTCACTAGAAAACATCCAGGAATTTGCCCACCAGTATGGTTACTGGGCAATTTTTTTGGGAATTTTACTAGAAAATTTGGGTATTCCCCTTCCTGGTGAAACCGTGACCTTGGTCGGCGGATTTCTGGCTGGGAGTGAGGAACTAAACTATTGGTTAGTTCTCAGTGATGCCGTTGCAGGTGCTGTAATTGGTGGTGCTTGCGGTTATTGGATTGGTAAAATTGGCGGTTGGCCTTTCCTGGTACAAATAGGTAAACTCTTTCGGATTTCCGATGAGCGGTTGTTGAATATTAAAAATCAATTTAGTGAAAATGCTACTAAAGCTGTATTTTTTGGGCGATTTTTCGCATTATTGCGAATTTTTGCAGCGCCACTAGCTGGTATAGCTGAAATGCCTTTCAGAAAATTCTTTTTGTACAACTTAGCAGGAGCAACCACTTGGGCTAGTGTGATGGTAACGTTAGCTTTCTTTGCTGGCAAAGTTGTCTCCCTAGAACAACTAGTTGCTTGGGTGAGTCAATTTGCGATCGCCGCTTTACTTATCCTTGTGGCCTTGATTGCTATACCCATCTGGTTAGAGTCCCGCCAAGTCAAACGAGCCGCAGGAGAGTAG
- a CDS encoding Npun_F5560 family protein codes for MSQTDTPNIQALSTEVSQLRQELQLRDQLVQQLSQELFRLVKGNTNFMPQQRSQPEFDPSHLQALQEQLQAVEQQVTFYQEQITTRDTEIYQLRQSVQELTDRSRMLEQVVQELPQIYRRKFEERMAPVREKVATLQRENRKLQAELQSVSYRLAIKTRTASHSGIDLPNFARPEESDRKNGIQAPSF; via the coding sequence GTGAGCCAAACTGACACACCCAACATCCAAGCGCTCTCTACCGAAGTATCGCAGCTGCGCCAAGAGTTGCAGCTTCGCGATCAATTAGTGCAGCAGCTATCTCAAGAACTCTTCCGGCTGGTAAAGGGTAATACTAACTTTATGCCCCAGCAGCGCTCTCAACCTGAATTTGATCCGAGTCACTTACAAGCATTGCAAGAACAATTGCAAGCAGTTGAGCAGCAGGTAACTTTCTACCAAGAACAAATTACCACTCGTGATACCGAAATTTACCAACTGCGGCAGTCAGTTCAAGAACTAACAGATCGCAGTCGGATGTTAGAGCAAGTTGTACAAGAATTACCGCAAATTTACCGTCGTAAGTTCGAGGAGCGTATGGCTCCAGTTAGAGAAAAAGTGGCAACATTACAACGAGAAAACCGCAAATTGCAGGCAGAACTGCAAAGTGTAAGTTATCGTTTGGCCATAAAAACCCGCACAGCGAGTCACAGTGGTATTGATTTACCGAATTTTGCCCGCCCAGAAGAATCTGACCGAAAAAATGGGATACAAGCCCCGTCTTTTTAA
- the rpsF gene encoding 30S ribosomal protein S6, whose product MSTVYETIYILRPDLGEEQVEQAIAKYQGLLTEQGAENIEIQNRGKRRLAYEIKKHRDGIYVQMNYTGPGTAIAPMERAMRLSEEVIRYLTIKQDIPEATVEEEAEETVAVSA is encoded by the coding sequence ATGTCCACAGTTTACGAAACAATTTACATTCTGCGTCCTGATCTAGGAGAAGAACAGGTAGAGCAAGCAATTGCTAAATATCAGGGACTGCTGACTGAACAAGGCGCTGAAAATATCGAAATTCAAAATCGTGGTAAACGTCGCCTGGCTTATGAAATTAAAAAGCATCGGGATGGCATCTACGTTCAAATGAACTACACTGGCCCAGGAACTGCGATCGCTCCTATGGAACGTGCTATGCGTTTGAGCGAAGAAGTAATTCGCTACTTAACTATTAAGCAGGATATACCAGAAGCAACAGTAGAAGAAGAAGCAGAAGAAACAGTCGCTGTTTCTGCCTAA
- a CDS encoding restriction endonuclease subunit S — MKRYPHYKDSGIDWLGDIPEHWEIVRFSNFINFQEGPGIMAADFKDYGVPLLRIHNLKPGFVDLERCNYLEPQKVEKTWKHFKLNEDDILISCSASTGLVSIVDKKAEGSIAYTGIIRLKPANSNICREFIKIIVASELFFTQIELLKTGTTIQHYGPTHLRQIKITFPPLYEQKKIACFLDSKLEEIDKFISNKQRLIELLKEQKTAIINRAVTKGLNPHAPMKPSGIEWLGDIPAHWEVTRAKHISYVFVPQRNKPNLNLNIGFPWITMEDITSPSISKSTFGYLVSEIDAMNAGSKLLPEGSVIASCVGNFGLSSVNTLQVIINQQLQAYIPIKINPYYLRYLIGISKSYFEQIANATTLAYVNQAGFAELPIILPPNDEQLAIVRNIDKELTTIDKAITTIEKEIELIKEYRTTLISEAVTGKIDVRETAAHE; from the coding sequence GTGAAGCGTTATCCACATTATAAAGATTCGGGAATTGATTGGTTGGGGGATATTCCTGAACATTGGGAAATAGTGAGATTTTCTAACTTCATTAATTTTCAAGAAGGACCCGGAATAATGGCGGCTGATTTCAAAGATTATGGTGTCCCTTTATTACGCATTCATAATTTGAAACCGGGTTTTGTAGATTTAGAAAGATGTAATTATTTAGAACCCCAAAAAGTCGAAAAGACTTGGAAACATTTTAAGTTAAATGAAGATGACATTCTGATTAGTTGCTCTGCATCTACTGGATTAGTTTCAATAGTTGACAAAAAAGCAGAGGGTTCTATTGCATATACAGGAATTATTCGGCTTAAACCAGCTAATTCAAATATTTGTAGAGAATTTATAAAAATAATAGTTGCTTCAGAATTATTTTTTACTCAAATTGAGTTGCTCAAAACAGGGACGACAATTCAACATTATGGACCAACACATTTAAGGCAAATAAAAATAACTTTCCCACCGCTATACGAACAAAAAAAGATCGCTTGCTTCCTTGATAGCAAATTAGAAGAGATAGACAAGTTCATCAGCAACAAACAACGGCTGATAGAATTACTCAAAGAACAGAAAACCGCCATCATTAACCGTGCTGTTACCAAGGGACTCAACCCCCATGCACCTATGAAACCTTCTGGTATTGAGTGGTTAGGTGATATTCCAGCCCATTGGGAGGTGACACGAGCAAAGCACATTAGTTATGTTTTTGTACCCCAAAGAAATAAACCAAACCTTAACCTTAATATTGGATTTCCTTGGATAACAATGGAAGATATTACTTCACCTTCCATATCAAAGTCTACTTTTGGTTATCTTGTTAGTGAAATTGACGCAATGAATGCAGGTTCAAAATTATTACCTGAAGGTTCTGTTATTGCTAGTTGTGTAGGAAACTTTGGTTTATCTTCAGTAAATACCCTACAAGTTATTATCAATCAACAATTACAAGCATACATACCCATCAAAATTAATCCTTACTATTTGAGGTATTTAATTGGTATATCTAAGAGTTACTTCGAGCAAATAGCCAATGCAACAACTCTAGCTTATGTAAATCAGGCAGGATTTGCTGAGTTACCCATAATTTTACCTCCTAATGATGAACAACTAGCAATTGTCAGAAATATTGATAAAGAATTAACTACAATAGATAAAGCCATAACCACAATAGAAAAAGAAATAGAACTAATAAAAGAATACCGCACCACCTTAATATCAGAAGCAGTCACCGGGAAAATAGATGTACGGGAAACAGCAGCGCATGAATAA
- a CDS encoding STAS domain-containing protein, producing MTISQDKVILFKPLGSIDLQGGMTFSEQMLEVTPKPDQLWVIDLSEVDFMDSSGLVPLINGLTSARECGCRLVLCNVQAPVRLILELTQLDSVFEIFGTYEDIFTHTNEKNLALAS from the coding sequence ATGACTATCTCACAAGATAAAGTGATTTTATTCAAGCCTCTGGGCAGTATAGACTTGCAGGGTGGAATGACTTTTAGCGAACAGATGCTTGAGGTGACACCCAAGCCTGATCAACTCTGGGTTATTGATCTGTCAGAAGTTGATTTCATGGACAGTTCAGGATTAGTCCCGTTAATCAATGGACTAACATCTGCTCGTGAATGTGGTTGTCGTCTAGTTTTGTGCAACGTGCAAGCTCCGGTAAGATTAATTTTGGAACTCACACAACTGGACTCAGTGTTTGAAATCTTCGGTACTTACGAGGATATTTTCACCCACACCAATGAGAAAAATTTAGCCCTAGCAAGCTAA
- the glyA gene encoding serine hydroxymethyltransferase → MTRTNSEFLANSDPAIAELINQELQRQRDHLELIASENFTSAAVLAAQGSALTNKYAEGLPGKRYYGGCEFVDQIEQIAIDRAKQLFGAAHANVQPHSGAQANFAVFLTLLQPGDKIMGMDLSHGGHLTHGSPVNVSGKWFQVCHYGVSKETEQLDYEQIREQALRERPKLLICGYSAYPRVIDFEKFRSIADEIGAYLLADIAHIAGLVASGLHPNPLPYCDVVTTTTHKTLRGPRGGLILTRDAELGKKFDKSVFPGTQGGPLEHVIAGKAVAFGEALKPDFKDYSAQVIENARALASQLQNRGLKLVSNGTDNHLMLVDLQNIGLTGKQADQLVSGVNITANKNTVPFDPQSPFVTSGLRLGSPAMTTRGMGVTEFTEIGNIIADRLLSPDSETVAQDCRQRVAALCDRFPLYPHLQIPVPALA, encoded by the coding sequence GTGACTAGAACGAATTCCGAATTTTTGGCGAACTCCGATCCCGCGATCGCGGAGTTAATTAACCAAGAACTACAGCGTCAACGCGACCACCTAGAGTTAATTGCTAGTGAAAACTTTACCTCAGCTGCTGTCCTAGCAGCCCAAGGTTCCGCATTAACCAATAAATACGCCGAAGGATTACCAGGTAAACGTTACTATGGCGGTTGTGAATTTGTCGATCAAATCGAGCAAATCGCCATCGACCGAGCTAAACAGCTATTTGGTGCAGCTCATGCGAATGTTCAACCCCATTCCGGCGCTCAGGCAAATTTTGCAGTTTTCCTGACATTACTGCAACCCGGTGACAAAATCATGGGGATGGATTTGTCACATGGCGGACACCTCACCCACGGTTCACCTGTAAATGTTTCGGGTAAATGGTTCCAAGTTTGCCATTACGGTGTCAGCAAAGAAACAGAACAGCTAGACTACGAACAAATTCGGGAGCAGGCGCTGAGGGAGCGTCCCAAGCTCTTAATTTGTGGATATTCTGCTTATCCTCGTGTAATTGATTTTGAAAAGTTCCGTAGTATTGCTGATGAAATCGGCGCTTACTTGCTGGCGGATATTGCCCATATCGCTGGTTTAGTGGCTAGCGGTCTGCATCCTAACCCCCTTCCTTACTGTGATGTCGTCACCACCACAACTCATAAAACCCTCCGTGGCCCTCGTGGTGGGTTGATTTTGACCCGCGATGCCGAATTAGGTAAAAAGTTCGATAAATCCGTTTTCCCTGGCACTCAAGGCGGTCCCTTAGAACACGTAATTGCCGGGAAAGCAGTGGCTTTTGGAGAAGCACTGAAGCCAGATTTTAAAGACTATTCAGCGCAAGTAATTGAAAATGCTCGTGCTTTGGCAAGTCAACTGCAAAACCGTGGTTTAAAGCTGGTGTCAAATGGTACAGACAATCATTTGATGTTAGTAGATTTACAGAACATTGGACTTACCGGAAAGCAAGCCGATCAACTGGTGAGTGGAGTGAATATTACCGCTAACAAAAATACAGTTCCCTTTGATCCGCAATCACCATTTGTTACCAGTGGTTTGAGGTTAGGTTCTCCAGCCATGACGACACGGGGCATGGGTGTAACAGAATTTACCGAGATTGGGAATATTATCGCTGACAGACTGCTGTCGCCTGATTCTGAGACAGTAGCACAAGATTGTCGGCAACGGGTAGCGGCATTGTGCGATCGCTTCCCCTTGTACCCACATCTCCAAATTCCCGTACCAGCCTTAGCTTAA
- a CDS encoding HsdM family class I SAM-dependent methyltransferase, which produces MDGFSDNVKEIISKFELRNQIRRMVEADVLHDVLEKFTSTDINLSPHEIVDSKGETLPGLSNLGMGYVFEELIRKFNEENNEEAGEHFTPREVIKLMIHLLFIPIKDEIPPVITVYDGACGSGGMLTESQGFIEAAEGEINSQSKVYLYGKEVNGETYAICKSDMMIKGNDPENIKFGSTLATDDFGEMRFDFMLSNPPYGKSYKSDQKYILDGKEVLDPRFQVELQNFQGQLETLPAIPRSSDGQLLFLMDMVGKMKPLNQSPLGSRIASIHNGSALFTGDAGSGESNIRRWIIENDWLECIVGLPLNMFYNTGIATYIWVLSNRKPEKRRGKVQLIDGTEWYGKLRKNLGKKNCELTPENIQQITETFLRFEETAESKIFDNQDFGYHKITVERPLRLSFQVTPERVEQFGSLADDKLYPVLGILKDLFGDEVYQDFNLVKQKLEKALKAEGFKLAAKDLKLVYDTFTEKDETAEAVIKKKTKAGVVYESDSELRDTENVPLKEDIQEYFNREVLPHVPDAWIDFEKTVRGYEISFTKYFYKFQPLRSLADIAADILALEAETEGVLKAVIGV; this is translated from the coding sequence TTGGATGGGTTTAGCGACAACGTTAAAGAAATTATCAGCAAATTTGAACTGCGTAACCAAATTCGGCGCATGGTGGAGGCTGATGTTTTACACGATGTTTTAGAGAAATTTACTTCCACAGACATTAACCTGAGTCCCCATGAGATTGTAGACAGCAAGGGAGAGACATTACCTGGGCTGAGTAACCTGGGAATGGGTTATGTATTTGAAGAATTAATCCGCAAGTTTAACGAAGAAAATAACGAAGAAGCCGGGGAACACTTCACCCCCCGCGAAGTTATTAAGTTGATGATTCATTTATTATTTATTCCCATTAAAGATGAAATTCCGCCAGTAATTACGGTTTATGATGGGGCTTGCGGTTCCGGGGGAATGCTGACAGAATCTCAAGGTTTTATCGAAGCAGCAGAAGGAGAAATTAATTCTCAGTCTAAGGTGTATTTGTATGGGAAAGAAGTCAACGGCGAAACCTATGCTATTTGTAAATCAGATATGATGATTAAGGGGAATGACCCAGAAAACATTAAGTTTGGTTCTACTTTAGCGACGGATGATTTTGGGGAAATGCGGTTTGATTTTATGTTATCAAATCCGCCTTATGGTAAATCTTATAAATCTGACCAAAAATATATTTTAGATGGTAAAGAAGTTTTAGATCCTCGCTTTCAGGTTGAACTGCAAAACTTTCAGGGACAATTAGAAACATTACCAGCAATTCCCCGTTCTTCTGATGGTCAATTGCTGTTTTTAATGGATATGGTGGGGAAAATGAAACCCCTAAATCAAAGTCCTTTGGGTAGCCGTATTGCTTCTATTCATAATGGTTCGGCTTTGTTTACTGGGGATGCGGGAAGCGGCGAAAGTAATATTCGGCGGTGGATTATTGAAAATGACTGGTTAGAATGTATTGTGGGTTTACCTTTGAATATGTTTTATAACACGGGTATTGCTACTTATATTTGGGTGCTTTCTAACCGGAAACCGGAAAAGCGTAGAGGCAAGGTACAATTAATTGATGGTACTGAATGGTATGGCAAGTTAAGAAAGAATTTAGGTAAGAAGAATTGTGAGTTAACGCCTGAAAATATTCAGCAAATAACGGAAACGTTTTTAAGGTTTGAGGAAACAGCAGAATCAAAGATTTTTGATAATCAAGATTTTGGTTATCATAAAATTACTGTGGAGCGTCCTTTAAGGTTAAGTTTTCAAGTCACACCAGAACGAGTAGAGCAGTTTGGCAGTTTAGCTGATGATAAATTATATCCGGTTTTGGGGATATTAAAGGATTTATTTGGGGATGAGGTTTATCAAGATTTTAATTTGGTTAAACAGAAGTTAGAAAAAGCTTTGAAGGCGGAAGGATTTAAGTTAGCGGCTAAGGATTTGAAGTTGGTTTATGATACTTTTACAGAAAAGGATGAAACGGCGGAAGCTGTAATTAAGAAGAAAACGAAGGCGGGGGTAGTTTATGAGTCTGATTCTGAGTTGCGCGATACTGAGAATGTGCCTTTAAAGGAAGATATTCAGGAGTATTTTAACAGGGAAGTTTTACCCCATGTCCCTGATGCTTGGATAGATTTTGAGAAGACGGTACGGGGTTATGAGATTTCTTTTACTAAATATTTTTACAAGTTTCAGCCTTTGCGGAGTTTGGCTGATATTGCGGCGGATATTTTGGCTTTGGAAGCTGAGACGGAAGGGGTTTTAAAAGCGGTTATTGGGGTTTGA
- a CDS encoding type II toxin-antitoxin system RelE family toxin: MNSYITSQFRQTFGKLPENVREQTREAYRQFKQNPNHPSLRFKKVHPELPIYSARVSKSYRAVGQLEGDKIIWFWLGTHTEYDKLLSQM, translated from the coding sequence GTGAATTCTTATATCACTTCTCAGTTTCGCCAAACTTTTGGTAAGTTACCGGAAAACGTTCGGGAGCAAACCCGCGAAGCATATCGCCAATTTAAACAAAACCCAAACCATCCCAGTTTACGTTTCAAAAAAGTGCATCCTGAATTACCTATTTATTCTGCAAGAGTCAGCAAAAGCTATAGAGCCGTTGGACAGTTAGAGGGAGATAAAATTATTTGGTTTTGGCTAGGAACACATACAGAATATGACAAGCTACTATCTCAGATGTAA
- a CDS encoding fumarylacetoacetate hydrolase family protein yields the protein MAQRYVRVQNLEGKIYYGLLQLSLNVQVLDAPPWLQGQPTDLILEADNYQILTPCAPSKVVAVGKNYADHAQEMGTTVPTEPLIFLKPPTSIIPTETEIKYPPQSQRVDYEGELALVIGDRTCDCTIEEAQTKIWGYTIANDVTARDLQQKDSQWTRAKGFDTFCPLGPWIVRELNPGARLQTFLNDDPIPVQSACIDQMVFPPDVLVSYISQVMTLLPGDVVLTGTPLGVGQLHIGDRIRIEIEGIGRLENKVTRR from the coding sequence ATGGCGCAGCGCTATGTGCGAGTTCAAAATCTAGAAGGCAAGATTTACTATGGATTGCTACAACTATCCCTGAATGTGCAGGTGCTAGATGCTCCACCTTGGTTACAAGGGCAACCCACAGATTTAATTCTAGAAGCCGACAATTACCAAATTCTTACCCCCTGTGCGCCCTCAAAAGTTGTGGCGGTGGGTAAGAATTATGCAGATCATGCTCAAGAAATGGGAACTACAGTACCAACTGAACCATTAATATTTCTCAAGCCGCCGACATCAATCATTCCCACGGAAACAGAAATTAAGTATCCGCCCCAGTCGCAACGGGTAGATTACGAAGGTGAGTTAGCACTGGTGATTGGCGATCGCACTTGTGACTGCACAATAGAGGAAGCCCAAACCAAAATTTGGGGCTATACCATCGCTAACGATGTCACGGCGCGGGATTTACAACAAAAAGATAGCCAATGGACTCGCGCCAAAGGTTTTGATACTTTTTGTCCTTTAGGCCCTTGGATTGTCCGAGAATTGAATCCTGGGGCGAGATTACAGACCTTTTTGAATGACGATCCTATCCCTGTGCAATCTGCCTGTATTGATCAGATGGTGTTTCCCCCTGATGTGCTAGTGTCCTACATTAGTCAGGTGATGACACTACTACCAGGAGACGTGGTGCTAACTGGTACACCATTGGGTGTTGGGCAGTTACACATAGGCGATCGCATCCGGATCGAAATTGAAGGCATTGGTCGCCTAGAAAACAAAGTAACTAGGCGTTAA
- a CDS encoding RNA-guided endonuclease InsQ/TnpB family protein yields the protein MSNYGCQQVLISPDKELRAILEFVCEQSNKLANCGLYYSRQLFFKTGKIPSKAELHRLLKSNAHFQALYSHVAQQTLTTVFESFRSFIGLLKGVKGGTVEQRPKLPGYKKNALKLVTFPRADVKLKNGQLRFPLGTKVKAWFGIDAFYLPMPSNLKYSDLKEIRICPRNGCFYAEFIYSVEEIKVELDFEKVLGIDPGLNNWLTCVSNTATSFIVDGLHLKSLNQWYNKRVSVLKKNQPQGFWSKQLGGITEKRNRQVRDAVNKAARIVVNHCLEFQIGSIVFGWNKGHRQEINLGSKTNQKFVQIPTARLKDRIAQLCKQYGIKFIETEESYTSKASYVDGDFLPVFGSKPEGWKASGRRVSRGLYQASSGLKINADANGAANILRKVAVKLGFNLSGISSGELIAPLKIRLWTLQESPSL from the coding sequence ATGTCTAATTATGGTTGCCAACAAGTTTTAATCAGTCCAGACAAAGAATTGAGAGCCATCTTAGAGTTTGTTTGCGAACAGTCAAACAAACTTGCTAACTGTGGACTATATTATTCTCGCCAGTTATTCTTTAAAACTGGCAAGATACCGAGCAAAGCTGAGTTGCATCGGCTATTGAAATCTAACGCTCATTTTCAGGCTCTTTATTCCCACGTAGCACAGCAAACTTTAACAACTGTATTTGAGTCATTTCGGTCGTTTATTGGATTGCTCAAAGGCGTTAAAGGTGGAACTGTTGAGCAGCGTCCAAAATTACCAGGGTATAAGAAAAACGCTCTCAAGTTAGTTACTTTCCCTCGCGCAGATGTCAAATTGAAGAATGGGCAATTACGCTTTCCTCTAGGCACTAAAGTTAAAGCATGGTTCGGAATAGATGCCTTCTATTTACCGATGCCGTCAAACTTAAAATATTCTGATCTAAAAGAGATTCGGATTTGTCCTCGCAATGGATGTTTCTATGCTGAGTTTATTTATTCAGTTGAAGAAATAAAAGTAGAATTAGACTTTGAGAAAGTSCTAGGTATAGATCCAGGCTTAAACAATTGGCTAACTTGTGTAAGTAATACAGCCACTAGCTTTATTGTTGATGGATTGCACCTCAAAAGCTTAAATCAATGGTACAACAAACGGGTATCAGTCCTTAAAAAGAATCAACCCCAAGGATTCTGGAGTAAACAATTAGGTGGTATAACCGAGAAACGTAACAGACAAGTTAGAGATGCAGTAAATAAAGCAGCAAGAATTGTAGTCAACCATTGTTTAGAATTTCAGATTGGTAGTATTGTATTTGGTTGGAACAAAGGACACAGACAAGAGATAAATCTGGGTTCAAAAACTAATCAGAAATTTGTCCAAATACCTACTGCACGATTAAAAGACCGTATTGCCCAATTATGTAAGCAATATGGCATCAAGTTTATAGAAACGGAAGAATCTTACACTTCTAAAGCATCCTACGTTGATGGCGATTTTCTACCTGTATTTGGTTCCAAACCAGAAGGGTGGAAAGCGTCAGGAAGAAGAGTTAGTCGTGGTTTGTATCAGGCTTCTAGCGGACTAAAAATAAATGCAGATGCGAATGGGGCTGCCAATATTTTAAGAAAAGTAGCGGTAAAACTGGGATTTAATCTCAGTGGAATCAGTAGCGGCGAATTGATAGCGCCTTTGAAGATCCGTTTGTGGACTCTTCAAGAATCCCCGTCCCTTTAG
- a CDS encoding type I restriction-modification system subunit M N-terminal domain-containing protein: protein MDLSLQNKIVSFIWSIADDCLRDVYVRGKYRDVILPMFVLRRLDCLLESTKADVLEEVRFQREEAKFEVLDPSGLQEASGYVFYNVSEWTLKKLLNLPTSKAGGFLPT, encoded by the coding sequence ATGGATTTATCACTGCAAAACAAAATCGTTTCCTTTATTTGGTCAATTGCTGATGATTGTCTGCGGGATGTCTACGTTAGAGGCAAATACCGGGATGTGATTCTGCCTATGTTTGTTTTGCGGCGGCTAGATTGTTTGCTGGAATCAACTAAAGCAGATGTCCTGGAAGAGGTGCGCTTTCAACGGGAAGAAGCCAAATTTGAGGTGCTTGACCCGTCGGGTTTACAAGAAGCTTCGGGTTATGTATTTTATAATGTTTCTGAGTGGACATTAAAGAAATTATTGAACCTCCCCACGTCTAAAGCCGGGGGATTCTTGCCCACCTGA